One genomic window of Candidatus Nitrospira inopinata includes the following:
- a CDS encoding CheR family methyltransferase, which translates to MMYSITRDEFRRFQKLIYDESGIALNDQKESLLVSRLMKRLRELGVDTFSEYYEKVTGDPTGEEFTKLLDCVSTNKTDFFREPRHFAFLREQILPQLERDKRVRIWSSACSTGEEPYTIAITLYEGVRDPAQWDFKILASDLSTRVLARAASGVYEEERLRDVEPAVLRRHFLRGRGEREGLFKIKPHLASVVRFRRINLMDDQFPIKTPLDVIFCRNVMIYFDRPTQEQLVNKFHRYLKPGGYLCIGHSESLQWVRHPFKLVAPTIYRKEL; encoded by the coding sequence ATGATGTACTCGATTACGCGGGACGAATTTCGTCGTTTTCAGAAATTGATCTACGATGAAAGCGGCATCGCGCTCAATGATCAGAAGGAATCGTTGCTCGTCTCTCGCCTGATGAAACGATTGCGCGAGTTGGGCGTGGACACCTTCTCGGAGTACTACGAGAAGGTCACCGGCGATCCTACGGGGGAGGAATTCACGAAGCTGCTCGATTGCGTCTCGACGAACAAGACCGACTTTTTTCGCGAGCCGAGACATTTTGCGTTTCTGCGGGAGCAGATCCTTCCTCAGTTGGAGCGCGACAAACGCGTTCGGATCTGGTCGTCGGCCTGTTCGACGGGCGAGGAGCCCTACACCATCGCGATCACGCTCTACGAAGGCGTTCGGGACCCGGCGCAATGGGACTTCAAAATTTTGGCTTCCGACCTGTCCACGCGCGTCCTGGCAAGGGCGGCCTCCGGCGTCTATGAGGAAGAACGATTGCGCGACGTCGAGCCGGCCGTGCTGCGCCGGCATTTTCTCCGAGGGCGAGGAGAGCGGGAAGGGTTGTTCAAAATCAAACCCCATCTCGCGTCCGTCGTGCGATTTCGGCGGATCAATCTCATGGACGATCAATTTCCCATCAAAACGCCGCTCGACGTCATTTTTTGCCGCAACGTCATGATCTATTTCGATCGTCCGACGCAAGAGCAGCTCGTCAACAAGTTTCATCGGTACCTCAAGCCGGGCGGATATCTGTGCATCGGCCATTCGGAGAGTCTCCAGTGGGTTCGCCACCCCTTCAAGTTAGTGGCTCCGACGATTTATCGGAAGGAGTTGTGA
- a CDS encoding CZB domain-containing protein, translated as MVHKEEIMKAISAHGLWKSRLTRAIETGKTDATVETVRADNQCAFGKWLHGMTLDAKDKLSPHYKEVRALHAKFHEVASHVLELALSGKKQEAQRLLSLDGEYAKVSSQLTTAMSAWTKSLPAQ; from the coding sequence ATGGTTCACAAAGAAGAGATTATGAAAGCCATCAGTGCGCACGGTCTGTGGAAAAGCCGTTTGACCCGGGCGATTGAAACAGGAAAAACGGATGCGACGGTCGAAACGGTTCGTGCCGATAATCAGTGCGCGTTCGGCAAATGGCTCCATGGCATGACGTTGGATGCCAAGGACAAACTGTCGCCCCATTACAAAGAAGTCCGAGCGTTGCACGCCAAGTTCCATGAGGTCGCCTCTCATGTGTTGGAGTTGGCGTTATCGGGGAAAAAACAAGAGGCGCAGCGATTGCTCTCGCTTGACGGAGAGTACGCCAAGGTGTCGTCACAACTCACGACCGCCATGTCCGCGTGGACCAAGAGCCTGCCGGCGCAGTGA